The sequence below is a genomic window from Setaria italica strain Yugu1 chromosome IV, Setaria_italica_v2.0, whole genome shotgun sequence.
AGTGGTGGGTCTTCGAACTCAAGAGCTCATACTGCATTGCATAGTACTCCACCAACTATAGCCAACTCAACCTCACACCAATTATTACATATTtacttagtataatttttatgAGTAGCGCCTCAATAGTCTAAACAGTGTCTCAAGATATTTAAGTAAATGTCTTATGCTATGTCTTTCTGGGGTAAGGTCAATTTTTTCAGTGACTCAAATATGTCTGTAATATCATATATTGGCATTTTGCATAATGACTTAAGAAAATATTCCTATATATGGTTGAAAATGCTTTAAGTAGTGTCTCTATGACACTTTCTCCATGTTAAAACTGTGCATGAAACTGGTGCACTGAAAGTAGcagtttcatttcattgaaaaagCTAACATGGTACTTTTGGTAACAATGCGATAAAATCATGTGCTGAGATTGACCTTAGTCTCTCAAGATGTTCATACAGATAGGTTTACGTACGTGCATTCATAGAGGTTAGCACGTGAGGGTCTATGctgtgttttgaaaaaaaaactaaaagttTGCAAGCGGCTCCCATGGTGCCATGCCGCAAAAGGATAACAAAAACACGgtgtatatatatcatcatcgtGATAGTTACAACACCAGCCACTATCAAGAGATACGAAAGAGGAAAAGGCTGCAACTtctaagaaagaaaagcaacaaTCCATGCACGCACCCACGCACGCTAGAGCCTAGAGGCAGAGGCACCACAAGACGCTGACAAAATAAAGCGCGAAAGCGCGCGGCAATTGAGCTCTCTCCCATGCCATGCTCTAATCCTATCAGCGCAAACAGAGCACGCACCAACTGGTTCGTGGCATCTGATGCCAAGATGGGAGGCTGTCGTTGCCATCATCGATCGCCGATCTCATCTTATCTACCGATGTAGAGTGGGAGATTTCGGCAGCCATTGTGGTCACTGCCGGATGCCGATGTGAGCTGGCTAGCTAACTGCTTGACCCGCGCGCGCCGAGCTTCTTGACCTCCACCTTGAGCGACTTGAGGTACCTCACGGCCTCGTCGAGGACGGCCGGCGTGTCCATCCGGTCGCCGCCGGGGATGATCCCCTTGAGCGTCCgcaccatcttcttcatccgctccttcttcttctcgccgcctccgccaccggtcTCGTGCTTCCGCCCGCTGCCGCTAGCCCCGTACTCGGACGAGCACGTGGAGTCTGGGGATCCCCCGGCGCGGCACCCAGGCGTGCGGCCAGTGCTCAGcacgtcgtcctcgtcctcacCGTCCTCCGTGCTCATCagcgcgtcgatctcgtccgtGTCCTCTTTCTGCCGAATTGAGGCAGCGCCGCCGTCATCTCCGCAGCCGTAGTAGGCGCTCTTGCCGGCGTAGTTCTGATCGTAGCCGTAGCAGCAGTGGTCGTAGTCGTACCCGCCACCGGACGAGCCGATCTTGTTGGCCAAGGAGGGGTGGAACATGACCCGGCTCCGGTCGTACGTCTGGTCGAAGATGACATAGTTCTTGGGGCAGGTGTCCGACGGCTGGAACTCCAGGCCCGTGAGTGGCGCCGGGAAGTCGTGCTGCCTCCGACCGGACAGCGGGTTCCCATAGgcagccggcgcggcggggtACCGGTCGTTGGCCGTGTAGTACGCGCCTCCACCACCGTAGCCGGCCACGTCGTAGTCAtagccaccggcgccggcgccgtagcCATAGCCGTACCCGTACCCGTAGCCACCGTACCCGTATCCGGGGTCTCCCTGCATAGGGCCGCTCTTGAAGTGATGCTTGATTTCTGGCAGTGTTTGTGCGGGAATTCTAGGGAGATTTGAGGCTTTCGATTGGAATGAAATTGAACAGGAATTTGGGAGAATTTTTTTATCTGGACTTGGAGCTGGTGTTTTCTTGTGGTTGAATTCAAAATTGTATCATTTAGTTTTGTTTGGGTTTGAGATTTttgggaaggagagggagatggGGACTGATGGCCAAATCTACGTCACGGGCTTCAGAAGCTGGCGGAAGTATTCAGCCTGCAAGAAGTAATCATTTGAAAACAAATTAGAGTGATATTTGCATGTAACAAATGATATTTTTCGAACATAGTATTGGTTACGATCATTTGTGGACGAAGCATCTTTTGATGTGCAACTCAGTCTATAAAAACACGTTATAGACTTATACTAGGATCAGCTTACAAGGTGAGAAAAGAGCACCAAGAGAAGAGGGCCAGAGCAATTTAGCAAGTTGCGCAG
It includes:
- the LOC101785505 gene encoding transcription factor bHLH144; protein product: MQGDPGYGYGGYGYGYGYGYGAGAGGYDYDVAGYGGGGAYYTANDRYPAAPAAYGNPLSGRRQHDFPAPLTGLEFQPSDTCPKNYVIFDQTYDRSRVMFHPSLANKIGSSGGGYDYDHCCYGYDQNYAGKSAYYGCGDDGGAASIRQKEDTDEIDALMSTEDGEDEDDVLSTGRTPGCRAGGSPDSTCSSEYGASGSGRKHETGGGGGEKKKERMKKMVRTLKGIIPGGDRMDTPAVLDEAVRYLKSLKVEVKKLGARGSSS